AGATAAACTCATGCCAAACAATGTAGCATAAAAgcacataaattaaagaaaggTTGTTTAGGAATATTGAGGGCGAGCTGCTGTGGTGGTCCGGTGCTGGCGGAGATCTGTCGTCATCGTGCTTACAGTGGACAACGACGGAAAGCTTTTGTCCGGCGTTGCAATGGCCGGGAGTGCTGCAGATGAAGTAGCGGCGGCCGGGCACCGTTAACTCGACCGAGTCATGACCCGTCGTGTAGGTAAGAATAGGCGAGCTCGAGTTGCACGTCTCGTAATCTTGCTGACTCACTTCCATCACGTTGTGGAATTGTTGATTGTATTTGAAATCTGTCattgtcaattttttctttagttATTATACGTGTACATATTACATCAATAAATTCAGACACGTAGCATGCCATAAACTTTCACTACCAATCTTCTAATCGTTTGTAAATGTGTCATTATAACACTagtttttaaacattttatcCTCTAATTGCAACATCCCAATTTGTTTtccatcaaattaaaatttgcacCCGAAACCTATGTCGTTTTACATTTACTTGTGGCCTGCCTTATGGCACTACatagttttgttatttttaaaaatgggaATATACTCATTAAATCTAATACAAGATTAAAGTAGCAGtaacaaatactcctactataatACTtgcaacatttaaaaaaacgTGAATATCATAAGTTCAGGTAGAtttcctataaatatataatatagttgAACAAGGGGATGTAAATACATAGATGCAATTTTGTACTAGAATATTAGGTGAGGGATAGAATTTGACCTAATCGATCGCCAACTTGAAAGTTGTTAGTAGAAGCCCAGTTGGGATAATCGACTGTGCCGGAGGCGGTCCAGCCGTAGGTGCCACCGACCTCGTAATTAGTGGCCACGGTGCTGCCGAGGAGGGCCATTGCAGACATAATTAGTAGTAAGTTGGAATAATACAACATGGCACCtcaaaaataaagtttaagaATAGTTGATGAAATATATGGCTTGATGATTGAGAACCCTTGtctgtatatatataacatgaaaaatataaaatttactttttttaatactcaTGATTTaggaaattttcaaattaaatttggaattaaGATAATGGGATTTTTGGAAGTTGATATTGCTGGGAAATTAAGATATTCACTttcaattaattcaaatatatgaCTGATGTAAATTCATagaaagaaatatatattttttaattaattccaaatataaaagtaaatattttgggCAATATTGCGTACTTAATATCATCGGGTaggattatttatttctccaaTTGCTGCTTTGATTGGGATCTTTTtgcatttaatatttattattagtgtagtatattttttttcttacatgGAATCTTggattcttttatttatgcaaatatattttccatatttacttttttgttgGTTAAGTGTAATTAAAAAgagttaatattaatttttttttcttacatgGAATCTTggattcttttatttatgcaaatatattttccatatttacttttttgttgGTTAAGTGTAATTAAAAAGAGTTAATATTAAATCCAGATTATTTGTGGTACTATAAAATgacagaaaaagaaagaaagaattgtgtctaaaacaaaaaaaagaaaaatagagtgaaaaaaaaaatttggaccatttctcaatttatgcGTGTCATCCTTGCGCAGGGGCCATGCTAATCTTCTCTGTATCGTTCCAATTTTATCGGATGTCCCCGAGGGGACAACAATCACATGCTGCATTCTTCATATAAGCATCACTAAAATATTGTCAGTATTCGATGTGGGATAGAACTTTACTAAAATTTCCCAATCTTTCTAGCCTCAAATCAACTGCAAAATTAAGAATTGTTGAAAAATCAATGTTATTAGAACTACACTATCTGCTGTCTGATCGATATAAGTatacaaaaacaacaaatcaaatcaatgaaAACGAAAACATAACCATAGATTATTTAACATAAGATTCATAACAACAATATACATTGTTCATCTTTCAGCTTTCCTTCCTATGATACATATCACGAAACGTTGGCGATTTTCGCTCTTTGAAGAACAGCAGTTCGATCAAGGCTGTGAAGCGCATCAATCAAATGCATCCGCAGCGAGCCTGGACCTCCAGCAGAGCACATGCCTAGTTCGCCAGCAACGCCAAACACGGACAGTGCAGCAGCAGTGGCTTCGAACGGCTGTGATGGAGTCACTGCCACGAAAGCAGCAATGAGGGCTGTCACCGCGCATCCCGTTGCTGTAATCTTCTGCAGAATAGGAACCCCGTTTTTGGCACCCACGACGCGCTCCCCATCCGTGACTATGTCCACGGCTCCAGACACTGCAACTATGCACCCATAGGTTCGGGCCAGGGACTTTGCTGCCTCAATGGCATCCGTTGATTCATGCATGCTGTCCGCGCCCTGTAGATAAGCATAAATGGTGAAAAGAATTCAAAAGTTTTATGAATTGTAGTTGTGATGAACAAGGAACTAGTAGTCATCTCTTGGTTAGATGGAATTCTACGCGACATAGCTAAAACTACTATAGCGAGCTGATCACTTAGAGGCTTTGTGATGATATCCACAATCTGTTCATCAAGTTTTCTGCACCTATAGATGCAGTTTTTCGGATTGATTAAAGCAATTTAACTCTGAAAGTTGAAGTTTTGAGACACTAATCTCACAGCAGGGAAACATATTCTGCTAAACCAGCATTTGAGACTATGATCAAAGGCATAGAGGTACCAATGTTGCACAAACAAAGATTCCATAGAAGATCAATCTAGTCGAAAAACTCAACTGCCGGGCAGTgatcaagaagaagaaaggtgTGGAAATTCTAAGAACTACAGATCAAATCCATCATTTTGTCGCTTCTGAGCTGAAGATGGACCAAACTCAAGGAGGGGTTCGACAATTCTATAtcgaaatactccctctaATCTTACAGCAGCATGATCATATCTCAGAAAATAACTAGTTTTGGGCTTTTGTATTCAAGCAAAGAATCAGGAGTACATGAAATGCGATGGCGGCTGTTCTAAAAGAGGCGTTATTCACTCTGTTTCACTTTGCTAATGCAGCAGCAGCTACTTAAGAGATGATGATTTGGATACAAATGGCTTCAAATCTGGTTATTTGGATTCCACAATATCCATGCTGTAATAGATGATTTGGAGCTGATAGATTGAAGCATAGTTGGTAAGTCACTTTTCTTCTACATATTCAACAGGTAATTGTGTAACTACTATTAATCCTCttgttaaaaagaaaaaaataaaggctGAAGCACCATATAACATCAAACAGTGGTTGATAAACTCTCCAAACTGCCATTGGAGAAGAAGCAAACTTTGATTATTCAACACCATCACAATTTCCTATGAAATTTCAAGAACTacttaaaaatcaaacaaaatcagTTTGCATAACACACCAATCATACTTAGTTCTTCAAAAACAGCTCCAACTCAATATTGCAATGAGATGCAACAGACATTATCTACaattaaaataggaaataaaGCTTTGTGTTTTACCTTAAAATTGGCATTAGCAGAGCCATTAAAAAGCACCAAAATCTCAGAGCCATTGCCCCTAACAACAGTGGGCCCCAGAGTAAGCAGCTCCAAGCACGCCTTCAGCCGGAAAGCGGAAGCTCCGGCGGCGACGGGGTCGAGAATCCACGGCCTATTGGACTCATTGGCGACGGCCGCGGCCATCTTCATCGCCGGTAGCCAGGCGGGCGTGAGGGTTCCGACGTTGATGTAGAGAGCGTGGACCTTGGGCGTGAAGTCTGGGATCTCTTCGACGGAGTGTATCATAGCCGGAGAAGCGCCGGCGGAGAGCAGGACGTTAGCGACCAAATCCATGGAGACGAGGTTTGTGATGCACTGAATTAGCGGCGGTGAAGACGAATTCCGTACACATTCCAAGTGGGTCCACGCTAGCTGGGCCCAAGATTCGGACTTTTCGTCGTTGGCGGCGGTTTCGGCTTGATTGAGTGTTTCGTCGGCCATGGCGATGCGCCGCCGTAAGAAGTCGTGTGCAGTTTTCCCTGACTTGTTATGGTTAAGGTAAAGTTTCGATTTTTATACAACAAAAAGAGGTagttaatcaaatttatggaAGGggaaaatagtactccctccgtctgccaTTTTGGAGTCCCGGTCATTTTTGCGCaatcattttgtaaaaatgacaataaataGTTGGAGAAATTATAccgtaagaaagagaataatgttgagaagagTCTTAACAACATTagtctctctcttattttaccatttctccactgtaattatttattgtcatttttataaaatgacagCGCAAAAGTGACTGgaactcctaatggcggacggagggagcagtACCCatattctattcattttttctaccacttccatttataaaaagttaaaaacaattttttaaaaccttcCTCAGGAAATAATGATACTTCTAAAATGATGACCGGTGGAAGTATATTGTTAAAGCGTGTATGAGACATATATGATGATCCCTCAAGTTTGATGTTAAATTCTTATCAAATTAAACACTAAAACAGTGACACGCCAAACCTTCGCGGCAATTAGCTAGAACAACTAGAAAAGATAGAATAAGCTAGTGATATTTCACTACAAAAAGGTTACAATTTACAAAGAACTGTGTGATCGTGAGAAATTTATTCACGATTTTTGACTTTATGATATCACTTTGCTCAAATAGTGTTTAATAATTGACTCGGTCAAGTCAGTCATTCTACTCCAGCGATTTGGCCTGGCTCAACCATGTGAATTGTAGACTTATTATCACTTGGTAGCCACTCTGGCATATAGAAGACTGACTAACTGACTCGATCGAGTTACACGTTTAAATTGTGTACGTATTAGTCTgattcgtttcattttcatttttgacctattttagttttttttaagcTACAAAATTCATCACTCATCAAAATTGCACTGTTAATAATCTTAAATAGAACAagttagtactactatttttatatttcgtTGTTATCTTTTGCTATatttaagtttaaaaatattcaatgttaattttaaatacaaaacCATATACTGAAACGAGCCGGGCCGTCGACAGCAACTACAGTTCTGATAATGGGCCAAGACTTGACCATAAAAGAGGCCCGCATTGTAGAGGAAATGCTCGCTCTTATAATAAACAACtatcttaatttattgaaaaaggAAAGGACCACCCAAATCTGCCTtgatgataattaaattaatttaatacattaaataataaaaagtagtgtATCTCCATCTTATGAGAAAAGTGATACACTGTACTTAGTGGAATTAGTGTACCACAAGCTTAAATTTATGAATCTTGAAAGTACTACCAATTATTTGGATTCAAAGTCTTCTTTTAACATGTTctgattttaataattaaatgcacttattttttttgttgaacaTATATGAGGCTATTAGTCTTTCAAACAACTTACAAATAGGACTTATAagctttttattaataatgtatGAAAAATAAGCTTTCTATCACCTTATATGCTAAAAATATACAGTagctttaaaataaaaagttctTAAATCTCAACTtaattttcttacttttaatCAACAACTgagttataaaaataatacaacaaGATTTATCAATGCATAGCATAATCGGTATGAGTTAATTAGTCCCTTAATAATTGTTCAATTTGATTCCGTATGAGTTtgaagaaatgtaatagaaagtggattgaaaaagttagtataatataagtcttattatttttatacattagttttatacattagttttataataaagagagaacatcttttttggtccacgaactttgccaaagtatcattttaggtcagtGAAACTtgataatatcatttgagatccgtcaactataagttaatatcattcgaagtacttttttactatttccaagagtttatggacgaaaataccctcaataccttgaaggctccctccgtcccaagatattagacccttattcctttttggagTGTCCTAACATATTTgaatcatttctatttatggtaaaaatttactttacttCCAACTCAACTTACACCACTAAACAACATCTCATAAATtcctgtgcccaaaagaaagagctctaatatcttgagacggagggagtacttatttttaattaacttatcatatactcatatttttcgacaaattttctaaatataatttagccttcaatattatcacttaattttgtgacatgcaagaaaagtttcttcaacattttataattaaagaattttaaaaatatttttgaggtATGGATACATGTAAAATATCAAGGTCACGGTCAATAGACGATACTTGAATgttgatatattatttaaaaataatatcaatatatcaatattcaagTATCGTTTATTGActgtgaaattaatttttacgaGTATCCAcatcttaaaaatattttaaaattctttaattacaGTCGAAGAAGGaacttttcttgcatgtcacaaaagtgataatattgaaggttaaatcatatttataaaattcgtcaaaaatatatagtagtaaagatatttataaaaaatatgagtatgcgataaagtttattaaaataccCTTCAAGGTATTGAGGAtattttcgtccagaaaaacttggaaatagtaaaaaagtacttcaaatgatattaactcatagttgatggacctaaaatgatattttcaaagttcatggacctaaaatgatactttgataAAGTTTGTGGacaaaaaaagatgttccctctataataaaatgtgagtgaaatgagttactccctccgtcccaaggaagatgacccctttcttggacGGCACGGGAtattatgcaactttattttgtgtgttaagtggagagagtaaagtaagagagatggaataaattagagataaatgggtttccattttaagcaatgggtcatcttaattgggacaaactaaaaaggaaagtaagtcatctttaatgggacggaaggagtaatataatatatatgatctatttatcatttatggtaaaaattaaaagttaatcATTAATGGACTGACggagaaaatagtaaaagtggaCCATTCATGTGGTTTGGAGAGAATATACTTTACCTAGTAATTAGTACGTGTGTTTTtctagaatattattattgcaatttctgatattttagtttttgaatAGAGATAATTGAgtatactaatttattttgggcTAATGCATTTATTCTTAATAATTACTCCGTAGtttatagattttatttaatgcttAAGGTCATTGGTGTATACGTAGTTTATATGCTTAAGGTCATTGAAGCTTTAGTTGAtgaattttctgaatttttattttcgttgAATAAGCCTTAAaaagtttgttttgttttgttgtacTCAATTGATATAGAGAAAGGAGACAATGCTCATTAGGGAAGATAATACTgaattagtagtaattattaatGTGTATACGCACTGAAAAAAGGTTAAAAAGTTTTTGTTAGAAGGCtcgatatataaaaaaagattgaGTACTTTTCCCTTCACTAATTCAGTTGGACGTGAGAGCACATGATTTTcaaaagttaaataaatacCGATCGAATTTATGGAGCTCATtgttatatatactcctacagTCCTACTATGAGAAGGTTCAAAcgaatttttatttgaaattctcCTTATATATTATCtgtaataaaaaagagaaaaaatctCCTAATTAATCGTATCTATATATGCTTAACTCACTACGTTATAAACAAAGTACTTATACTTATAAAAATCGTCCAAAGTGGTGGAAGAATATATTAAATGTAGATTAGGATAATAAACTTTAATtacttggattttaattaattaatgctaataaattttataagtcGATCGACCAAAAGCTAATGATGCCgttattagtatataaaattttctacaattagaaagaaaaaaggtcAAAAGTTTAGAACTTCGGATGAAAATATTCATAGCGCGTAGAACGTAGAAGAGATAGATACTCACTTAATCACTTTGTTCGCTATTAATTATCCTATTTGGAATCGACATgcgttttaagaaattgaaaaatatagatGTAAAAGTTTAGATGGAAAATGTTAATGGTATGAGTAAAATTTAGTAGTTTGGACATATTAAGGGGCGGAGCCAGGATCTCGATTCGACAGGGTCAAAAATATGTCTAAGAAGAAATTTTAATGGTTTGAGGTGGGGCATTTGTaaaggaaatcaattttttttaaaaatttactccATGAAATAGTACTACATCAAATATATTGaggaggggcaaatgccccttaTTCCCTCCTAGTAGATCCGCCCCTGGACATATTGCCACGTGATGTGTTCATTCAATCATAGTTGGAGTTCGAGTGTGTGCCGCCAAACCCTAACAattagtttatatattttcacaaTAAAATTGTTCTTATAACATTTCAGCCGTTTTATTGATGAGTAATATGCTCCATGTATCTTTTCTACTTCAGCTCTAGGCTCCACTTGGTAGGATATACGAGCTTAAGATCTATTTATTTGGTCTAAATTGTCATTTGGAGCACACTTAAATTAGCATGATGCCTGCTTTTTATCTCAACAATAATAGTTACTCTTATTGGGAtatgatcaaatgcaaactctatatattgtataagCTTCAAACTATAATCATAATATCaatagatgataaaataataacaacaaaaaatgtcaacacaatatcaacgaTTGATCCggtgttgacattgtgttgaaactgtgttgacattttctgttactactattttgtcatctgttgataCTTTTtaacaattcaaattataatttagaatttatacaatatattttatcactacACTAATCttacttatattatttcttacttGTGTGGACAAATGCCAAAGAGTGCGATTATCCCGTGATAGAGAATCAAGTCTAGAATCTAGATCTCATGACTTCTCTCAATCCAAGTGGAAGAAAGacaaaatatgacaaaatatatattacatGTTTTGGAATAACACCcactactaataaaaaattacattagtTAAATACAAGTCATATTCACATAATGTTTGGTAAACTACCACCCAAATCCTACAGCGGCCCAGTCACTCGACATTATCTAAGTTATAAAACTTTGTCaacttctcattttcttttatttaactaATACATTTTGTAATGTTTATTCAGACTTCTGATTTCGTGATTGTACTCCATTTGGAAGAAGCTTGTTTGGTTGCATCTCTTGA
The sequence above is a segment of the Salvia hispanica cultivar TCC Black 2014 unplaced genomic scaffold, UniMelb_Shisp_WGS_1.0 HiC_scaffold_86, whole genome shotgun sequence genome. Coding sequences within it:
- the LOC125200240 gene encoding hydroxyethylthiazole kinase-like, coding for MADETLNQAETAANDEKSESWAQLAWTHLECVRNSSSPPLIQCITNLVSMDLVANVLLSAGASPAMIHSVEEIPDFTPKVHALYINVGTLTPAWLPAMKMAAAVANESNRPWILDPVAAGASAFRLKACLELLTLGPTVVRGNGSEILVLFNGSANANFKGADSMHESTDAIEAAKSLARTYGCIVAVSGAVDIVTDGERVVGAKNGVPILQKITATGCAVTALIAAFVAVTPSQPFEATAAALSVFGVAGELGMCSAGGPGSLRMHLIDALHSLDRTAVLQRAKIANVS